In Tachysurus vachellii isolate PV-2020 chromosome 12, HZAU_Pvac_v1, whole genome shotgun sequence, the following are encoded in one genomic region:
- the exoc8 gene encoding exocyst complex component 8 — translation MADTGNRLRKQLESANFEPQNYVKQLSQQSDGDRDLQEHRQKIQTLADETAQNLKKNVYKNYRQFIETAKEISYLESEMYQLSHILTEQKSIMESITQALLSTDKDEAAKEMLTAFPKETEEVKQRTLTTLLEKVEGCKNIMETPGRYLVYNGDLFEYDADNMSQIQKVHAFLMNDCLLIATWLANRRGTIKYKYNALYELESFAVVNVKDNPPMKDMFKILMFPDSRIFQAENSKIKKEWLEILEETKKMKAKDRNKKEEEVPKSPVRPEVPTNPFEEEEALDTEEIVDLSPEWIQELPEDLDVCIAQRDFEGAVDLLQKLNEYLKDQPVTPKVKDLRGKVEERVRQLTEVLVFELSPDRSLRGGPKATRRAVSQLIRLGQSTKACELFLKNRAAAVHTAIRQLRIEGATLLYIQKLCNVFFTGLLETAREFETDFAGDTGCYSAFVVWSRSAMRMFADTFSKQVFDSKESLSTAAECVKLAGEHCRQLSDIGLDLTFILQSLLVKDIKAALQSQKDVIIEATKHRNSEEMWRRMNLMTPEALAKLKDEMRSCGLSTFNQYTGDDCWVNLSYTVVAFTKQMMAFLEEGLKLYFPELHMVFLESLREIILVAVQHVDYSLRCEQESEKKSFILQNAAFLHETVLPVVELRFEEGVGKPAKQLQDLRKSSRSVRVNPESTTSLV, via the coding sequence ATGGCGGACACCGGCAACAGGCTGCGTAAACAGTTAGAGTCGGCGAATTTCGAGCCTCAGAATTACGTGAAGCAGCTCTCTCAGCAGTCTGATGGAGACAGAGATTTACAAGAACACCGTCAGAAGATCCAAACTCTAGCTGACGAGACCGCGCAGAACCTGAAGAAGAACGTCTACAAGAATTACAGGCAGTTTATTGAGACTGCGAAAGAGATCTCGTACCTGGAGAGTGAGATGTATCAGCTGAGCCACATCCTGACTGAGCAGAAGAGCATCATGGAGAGCATCACCCAGGCCTTGCTGTCAACAGACAAGGATGAAGCTGCCAAAGAAATGCTCACGGCCTTCCCCAAAGAGACCGAGGAAGTCAAGCAGAGAACCTTGACCACGCTGCTGGAGAAAGTGGAAGGCTGTAAGAACATCATGGAGACTCCTGGCAGGTATCTGGTCTACAACGGAGATCTGTTCGAGTATGACGCGGACAACATGTCTCAGATACAGAAGGTGCACGCGTTTCTGATGAACGACTGCCTCCTGATTGCAACGTGGCTCGCGAACAGGCGCGGAACGATCAAGTACAAATACAACGCTTTGTACGAACTGGAGAGCTTCGCCGTTGTTAACGTGAAGGACAACCCTCCCATGAAGGACATGTTTAAGATCCTGATGTTCCCAGACAGCCGCATTTTTCAAGCAGAAAACAGCAAGATCAAGAAAGAGTGGCTGGAGATCTTGGAAGAGACCAAGAAAATGAAAGCCAAAGACCGgaacaaaaaagaagaggaggTTCCCAAGTCGCCGGTCAGACCTGAGGTTCCCACCAATCCCTTCGAAGAAGAGGAAGCTTTGGATACCGAAGAGATCGTGGACTTGAGTCCAGAGTGGATCCAAGAGCTTCCGGAGGACCTCGATGTTTGCATCGCACAGAGGGATTTTGAGGGTGCTGTGGATCTTTTGCAGAAGCTGAACGAGTACCTGAAGGATCAGCCGGTGACCCCGAAGGTCAAAGATCTCAGAGGGAAAGTGGAGGAGCGTGTGCGGCAGCTGACAGAGGTCTTGGTGTTTGAGTTGTCACCCGATCGCTCGTTGCGTGGCGGACCTAAAGCGACTCGGCGTGCCGTCTCGCAGCTCATCCGGCTGGGCCAGTCCACCAAAGCCTGCGAACTGTTCTTGAAGAACCGCGCTGCTGCGGTGCACACGGCCATCCGGCAGCTGCGCATAGAAGGTGCTACGTTGCTGTACATCCAAAAGCTTTGCAACGTATTCTTCACTGGTCTCCTCGAGACGGCTCGAGAGTTCGAGACCGACTTCGCAGGCGACACAGGTTGCTACTCTGCATTCGTGGTTTGGTCTCGGTCTGCAATGCGAATGTTCGCAGACACATTCAGCAAGCAGGTGTTCGACAGCAAAGAGAGCTTGTCTACGGCCGCCGAGTGCGTCAAGCTGGCCGGAGAGCACTGCAGGCAGTTGAGCGACATCGGCCTGGACCTGACCTTCATCCTGCAGTCGCTGCTGGTCAAGGACATAAAGGCGGCTTTACAGAGCCAGAAAGATGTCATCATCGAGGCCACCAAACACCGCAACTCGGAGGAGATGTGGAGAAGAATGAACCTGATGACCCCTGAAGCTCTGGCCAAACTCAAGGATGAGATGCGGAGCTGCGGCCTCTCCACCTTCAACCAGTACACAGGTGACGACTGCTGGGTGAACCTCAGTTACACCGTGGTGGCCTTTACCAAGCAGATGATGGCTTTCCTGGAGGAAGGGCTGAAACTCTACTTCCCCGAGCTGCACATGGTGTTCCTCGAGAGCCTCCGGGAGATAATCCTGGTGGCCGTTCAGCACGTGGACTACAGCCTGCGCTGCGAGCAGGAGTCAGAGAAGAAATCCTTCATCCTGCAGAATGCTGCGTTCCTACACGAGACTGTGCTTCCTGTGGTGGAGCTCAGGTTCGAGGAAGGAGTGGGCAAACCAGCCAAGCAGCTGCAGGACCTGAGGAAGAGCTCGCGCTCGGTCAGGGTGAATCCGGAGAGCACCACGTCTCTGGTGTGA
- the sprtn gene encoding DNA-dependent metalloprotease SPRTN, with protein sequence MADEDFLLALQLQEQFDKEVSAVWSDDNTDSCPVSKKRKVETCDFSVRSCDFSVGSCSRPDSLSIVDESWEMLDPNPDVRAMFLQFNEMFFWGKLSGVEVKWSPRMTLCAGVCSYEGRGGLCSIRLSEPLLKLRPRKDLVETLLHEMIHALLFVTQNNRDRDGHGPEFCKHMNRINQASGTKISIYHSFHDEVDVYRQHWWRCNGPCQNRKPFFGYVKRAMNRAPSHRDPWWEDHRRTCGGTYTKIKEPENYGKKGKSEEEKKDKNALKKSGGKMKAAGSTEGSRSQDIRNVIPFSGRGIVLGGSTQPSAPVQNPPIQSPTRSPKPLQEPVRTSPADLRSPYSSTTALPKKSISNHKAFVNINGSPVRVTKTNGSLMRPKQTTVQDLFKTAILKSPKKTNPSEPKRVSDTPALETALNLNSAKTGMVNKSSSNISGSAGSPFSKYFVSAKSTGTGSPGQIKPGNAAPGFTSWNFRSSKGSASASSGSGPTSTNIPTSNSIHSESLRHPGTYSTQFGSPKGPGSEIRGFSSTTFIKSESSVSNSSSRQFGSQNISGTGSSASPSIPSSNSRLSGSPEKSGSFMSTSRSPHRPGSAAGGRKRWREDRISAHIFDFFQRSSPSSSSSLVSREHIEERTGAVLSAGASGVGNTLHSSAALTVTCPVCQSKVPESQINQHLDSCLT encoded by the exons ATGGCGGATGAGGATTTCTTGCTGGCTTTGCAGCTGCAGGAACAGTTTGATAAGGAAGTGTCGGCTGTGTGGAGCGACGACAACACTGACAGCTGTCCTGTAAGCAAAAAGCGTAAAGTGGAGACGTGTGACTTTAGTGTGCGGTCGTGTGACTTTAGTGTGGGGTCGTGTTCACGTCCTGACAGCCTGTCTATAGTGGACGAGTCGTGGGAGATGCTGGACCCCAATCCAGATGTTCGTGCCATGTTCCTGCAGTTCAACGAGATGTTCTTCTGGGGGAAACTCAGCGGGGTTGAAGTTAAATGGAGTCCTAGGATGACTCT ATGTGCCGGCGTGTGCTCGTACGAAGGCAGAGGAGGTCTGTGTTCGATCCGTCTCAGCGAACCTCTTCTAAAACTCAGACCTCGGAAAGACCTGGTGGAG ACGCTCCTGCACGAAATGATCCACGCCCTGCTGTTCGTGACGCAGAACAACCGAGACCGGGACGGACACGGACCAGAGTTCTGCAAACACATGAACCGAATAAACCAAGCCAGTGGAACCAAAATCTCA ATCTATCACTCCTTCCATGACGAAGTGGACGTGTACCGGCAACACTGGTGGCGCTGTAACGGGCCGTGTCAGAACCGCAAGCCGTTTTTCGGCTACGTGAAGAGGGCGATGAACCGAGCGCCGTCACACAGAGACCCGTGGTGGGAGGACCATAGGAGAACGTGTGGAGGAACGTACACTAAGATCAAGGAGCCAGAGAATTACGGGAAGAAGGGGAAGAgcgaggaggagaagaaagacaAGAATGCGTTGAAGAAGTCTGGGGGCAAAATGAAAGCAGCTGGAAGCACTGAAG GCTCACGTTCTCAGGACATCAGGAACGTCATCCCTTTCAGCGGTAGAGGTATCGTTCTGGGTGGCAGCACACAGCCGTCAGCACCCGTACAGAACCCGCCCATCCAAAGTCCCACCCGCTCACCGAAACCTCTACAGGAACCGGTTCGAACTTCACCAGCTGACCTCAGATCACCCTACAGCAGCACCACCGCTCTTCCTAAAAAGTCCATCAGCAACCACAAAGCCTTTGTCAACATCAACGGTTCTCCTGTCAGAGTCACAAAGACCAACGGCAGCTTAATGAGACCGAAACAGACCACGGTTCAGGATCTTTTCAAGACCGCAATCCTGAAATCACCAAAGAAAACGAATCCGTCAGAACCAAAGCGAGTGTCTGATACGCCAGCATTAGAAACTGCCTTAAATCTAAACTCTGCTAAAACTGGCATGGTTAATAAGAGCTCCTCAAACATCTCAGGTTCTGCTGGATCACCATTTTCTAAATACTTTGTTAGTGCTAAGAGCACCGGAACCGGATCTCCAGGTCAGATCAAACCAGGAAACGCTGCTCCGGGATTCACTTCATGGAACTTCAGAAGCAGCAAAGGTTCTGCATCTGCAAGCTCAGGTTCTGGTCCCACCTCTACCAACATTCCAACTTCTAATTCTATACACTCTGAAAGCCTCAGACATCCAGGCACGTATTCTACACAGTTCGGCAGCCCCAAAGGACCCGGAAGTGAAATTCGAGGTTTCAGTTCTACAACGTTTATCAAGTCAGAATCGAGTGTTTCAAATTCCAGTTCAAGACAGTTTGGAAGCCAGAACATTTCTGGAACTGGATCGTCAGCTTCTCCCAGCATTCCAAGCTCCAATTCAAGACTCTCAGGAAGTCCAGAGAAATCCGGATCCTTCATGTCCACCTCCAGAAGTCCTCACAGACCAGGATCTGCTGCTGGAGGGAGGAAAAGATGGCGAGAAGACAGGATTTCTGCACACATCTTTGATTTCTTCCAGCGATCTTccccttcttcctcctcttccttggTCTCCAGGGAGCATATAGAGGAAAGAACTGGTGCTGTGTTGTCTGCAGGGGCATCAGGAGTGGGTAATACCCTCCACAGCTCTGCTGCCCTCACTGTGACCTGCCCTGTGTGCCAGAGCAAAGTGCCCGAGTCCCAAATTAACCAACATCTCGACTCCTGTCTGACGTGA
- the fam89a gene encoding sprT-like domain-containing protein Spartan — protein sequence MNGKSSHGAASGAPACIEGLPPLPKSLSGLLNSSGGSWREIERMHAKKAMIQDDLRRGAAPGDRAGANKPANLDAALALLRKEMVGLRQQDMSLLCQLWSLHESIQEYKGSCQEAGPGTDALDNGFFDEDDEFYTDSGVTPTETPDDSEASPARNGTSVDTWLNESFRIAI from the exons ATGAACGGGAAGTCGTCGCACGGAGCTGCCAGCGGAGCTCCGGCCTGTATTGAGGGTCTGCCGCCGCTACCGAAGAGTCTGAGCGGCCTGCTGAACTCCAGCGGCGGGTCGTGGAGGGAGATCGAGAGGATGCACGCGAAGAAGGCCATGATCCAGGACGACCTGAGGAGAGGAGCGGCTCCGGGGGACCGGGCGGGGGCCAATAAACCCGCTAACCTGGACGCAGCGCTCGCACTGCTGAGGAAAGAGATG GTGGGTTTGCGTCAGCAGGACATGTCCCTCCTGTGCCAGCTCTGGTCCCTGCACGAATCCATCCAGGAGTACAAGGGCAGCTGTCAGGAGGCGGGACCAGGAACCGACGCCTTGGACAACGGCTTCTTCGACGAGGACGACGAGTTCTACACAGACTCCGGCGTCACACCCACTGAAACCCCAGACGACAGCGAGGCCTCACCAGCCCGCAACGGGACATCAGTGGACACGTGGCTTAACGAGTCGTTCCGAATCGCGATATGA